One window of the Gambusia affinis linkage group LG01, SWU_Gaff_1.0, whole genome shotgun sequence genome contains the following:
- the LOC122835510 gene encoding tripartite motif-containing protein 16-like, producing MEQQAVQLDPETFSCSICLDLLKDPVAIPCGHSYCMNCITNFWDGGEKEKSYHCPQCRKTFTQRPDLQKNTILAALVEQLKKTGLQAAPADHRYAGPQDVACDFCTGRKLKAIKSCLFCLASYCEKHLQPHYDVAPLKKHKLVEPSKNLQENICSRHDEVMKMFCRTDQKCICYLCSVDEHKGHDTVSAAAERTERQRELEERRGKIQQMIQDQEKDVKLLQQEVEAINHSADKTVEDSEKIFTELIRLLQKRSSEVKQQIRSQQETEVSRVKDVQEKLEQEITELKRKDAELEQLSHTEDHNQFLLNYPSLPALSESTHSSSINIRPLRHFEDVTAAVSQLREKLQDVLRDSWTNISLMVTEVDVGLSEPEPKSRAGFLRYSCEITLDPNTANTHLVLSEGNRKVTRTLNNQSYSSHPDRFTDYYQVLSRESLTGRCYWEVERSGSCVYVAVAYKNISRAGSGNECVFGNNDKSWSLNCYNSKFGHNNIWTSVSGPVSSRVGVYLDHRAGILSFYSVSETMTLLHRVQTRFTQPLLAGVYNFVGSAEFCKPK from the coding sequence ATGGAGCAGCAGGCAGTTCAGCTGGACCCAGAAACTTTCTCCTGTTCCATCTGTCTGGATCTACTGAAGGATCCGGTGGCTATTCCTTGTGGACACAGCTACTGTATGAACTGTATTACAAACTTCTGGGATGGAGGTGAGAAGGAGAAAAGCTACCACTGTCCTCAGTGCAGGAAAACCTTCACACAGAGGCctgacctgcagaaaaacaccataCTAGCAGCTttagtggagcagctgaagaagactggACTCCAAGCTGCTCCTGCTGATCACCGCTATGCTGGACCTCAAGATGTGGCCTGTGATTTCTgcactggaagaaaactgaaagccatCAAGTCCTGTTTGTTCTGTCTGGCCTCTTATTGTGAGAAACACCTTCAGCCTCATTATGATGTGGCTCCTTTGaagaaacacaagctggtggAGCCGTCCAAGAACCtccaggagaacatctgctctcgtcatgatgaggtgatgaagatgttcTGCCGCACTGATCAGAAGTGTATCTGTTATCTCTGCTCTGTGGATGAACATAAAGGTCATGACACAgtctcagctgcagcagaaaggactgagaggcagagagagctggaggagagacgaggaaaaatccagcagatgatccaggaccaggagaaagatgtgaagctgcttcaacaggaggtggaggccatcaatcactctgctgataaaacagtggaggacagtgagaagatcttcactgagctgatccgtctcctccagaaaagaagctctgaggtgaagcagcagatcagatcccagcaggaaactgaagtgagtcgagtcaaagatgttcaggagaagctggagcaggagatcactgagctgaagaggaaagacgctgagctggagcagctctcacacacagaggatcacaaccagtttctcctcaactacccctcactgccagcactcagtgagtctacacactcatccagcatcaacatccgtcctctgagacactttgaggacgtgacagcagctgtgtcacagctcagagagaaactacaggacgtcctgagagactcatggacaaacatctcactgatggtcactgaggtggatgttggactgtcagaaccagaaccaaagagcaGAGCTGGATTCTTAAGATATTCATGTGAAATCACTCTggatccaaacacagcaaacacacatCTGGTTCTATCAGAGGGGAACAGGAAGGTGACACGGACGCTTAACAATCAGTCTTATTCTAgtcatccagacagattcacTGATTATTATCAGGTTCTGAGTAGAGAGAGTCTGACTGGacgttgttactgggaggtggaaCGGAGCGGGTCATGTGTTTATGTAGCAGTCGCTTACAAGAATATCAGTAGAGCAGGAAGTGGGAATGAATGTGTATTTGGAAATAATGACAAATCTTGGTCATTAAATTGTTACAATTCTAAATTTGGTCACAACAACATCTGGACCTCCGtctcaggtccagtttcctccagagtcGGAGTGTACCTGGATCACAGAGCAGGtattctgtccttctacagcgtctctgaaaccatgactctcctccacagagtccagaccagatTCACTCAGCCGCTACTGGCTGGAGTTTATAACTTTGTAGGTTCTGCAGAGTTCTGTAAACCCAAATAG
- the LOC122835519 gene encoding tripartite motif-containing protein 16-like, translating into MEQSEVDRESILCSICLDLLKNPVTITCGHSFCMNCIKTHLDEEDQKRFHSCPQCRKTFIPRPVLNKNTILAALVEQLKKTGLQAASADHRYAGPEDVACDFCSGRKLKAIKSCLVCLASYCEKHLQPHYDSVTFKKHKLVEPSKNLQENICSRHDEVMKMFCRTDQKCICYLCSMDEHKGHNTVLAVEERTERQRDLEERRGKIQQMIQDQEKDVKLLQQEVEAINHSADKTVEDSEKIFTELIRLLQKRSSEVKQQIRSQQKTEVSRVKDVQEKLEQEITELKRKDAELEQLSHTEDHNQFLLNYPSLPALSESTHSSSINIRPLRHFEDVTAAVSQLREKLQDVLRDSWTNISLMVTEVDVLLSEPEPKSRAGFLRYSCEITLDPNTANTHLVLSEKNRKVRWTDNNLSYSSHPDRFIYQWQVLSRESLTGRCYWEVKWSGSWFYVAVAYKNISRAGKVNECVFGHNDKSWSLDCSNSRFGHNNIWTSVSGPVSSRVGVYLDHRAGILSFYSVSKTMTLLHRVQTRFTQPLLAGVNVESSAEFCKPN; encoded by the coding sequence ATGGAGCAGAGTGAGGTGGACAGAGAAAGTATCTTGTGTTCCATCTGTCTGGATCTACTGAAGAATCCGGTGACTATTACCTGTGGACACAGCTTCTGTATGAACTGTATTAAAACCCACTTGGATGAAGAGGATCAGAAACGATTCCACAGCTGTCCTCAATGCAGGAAGACATTCATACCGAGGCCTGTACTAAACAAGAACACCATCCTAGCAGCTttagtggagcagctgaagaagactggACTCCAAGCTGCTTCTGCTGATCACCGCTatgctggacctgaagatgtggcctgtgatttctgcagtggaagaaaactgaaagccatCAAGTCCTGTTTGGTCTGTCTGGCCTCTTATTGTGAGAAACACCTTCAGCCTCATTATGATTCAGTTACAtttaagaaacacaagctggtggAGCCGTCCAAGAACCtccaggagaacatctgctctcgtcatgatgaggtgatgaagatgttcTGCCGCACTGATCAGAAGTGTATCTGTTATCTCTGCTCTATGGATGAACATAAAGGTCATAACACAGTCCTAGCTGTAGAAGAAAggactgagaggcagagagacctggaggagagacgaggaaaaatccagcagatgatccaggaccaggagaaagatgtgaagctgcttcaacaggaggtggaggccatcaatcactctgctgataaaacagtggaggacagtgagaagatcttcactgagctgatccgtctcctccagaaaagaagctctgaggtgaagcagcagatcagatcccagcagaaaactgaagtgagtcgagtcaaagatgttcaggagaagctggagcaggagatcactgagctgaagaggaaagacgctgagctggagcagctctcacacacagaggatcacaaccagtttctcctcaactacccctcactgccagcactcagtgagtctacacactcatccagcatcaacatccgtcctctgagacactttgaggacgtgacagcagctgtgtcacagctcagagagaaactacaggacgtcctgagagactcatggacaaacatctcactgatggtcactgaggtggatgttctactgtcagaaccagaaccaaagagcaGAGCTGGATTCTTAAGATATTCATGTGAAATCACTCTggatccaaacacagcaaacacacatCTGGTTCTATCAGAGAAGAACAGGAAGGTGAGATGGACGGATAACAATCTGTCTTATTCTAgtcatccagacagattcaTTTATCAGTGGCAGGTTCTGAGTAGAGAGAGTCTGACTGGacgttgttactgggaggtgaAGTGGAGCGGGTCATGGTTTTATGTAGCAGTCGCTTACAAGAATATCAGTAGAGCAGGAAAAGTGAATGAATGTGTATTTGGACACAATGACAAATCTTGGTCATTAGATTGTTCCAATTCTAGATTTGGTCACAACAACATCTGGACCTCCGtctcaggtccagtttcctccagagtcGGAGTGTACCTGGATCACAGAGCAGGtattctgtccttctacagcgTCTCTAAAACCATgactctcctccacagagtccagaccagatTCACTCAGCCGCTACTGGCTGGAGTTAATGTTGAAAGTTCTGCAGAGTTCTGTAAACCCAACTAG